The following are from one region of the Leptospiraceae bacterium genome:
- a CDS encoding PAS domain-containing protein — MKNSESKLSTVDFPIVGIGASAGGLAAFEAFFSGMPPIVNPNMAFIIVQHLAPDHKSILTELIQRYTRMQVLEVEDGIKVKPNCAYIIPPNRDMTFLNGSLFLKEPSSPRGQRLPIDFFFRSLALDQKEKAICIVLSGNGNDGTIGVRAIKGEGGMAMAQNPETTEYDGMPRSAIATGLIDFISPAKSMPAELIQYVEHSFGKLPKMISSADTKELFDKIFALLKVQTSHDFSEYKPTTINRRIERRIAVHHIDSMENYFKYLQKTPVEVQMLYHDLLIGVTSFFRDTEIFQILENQIIPKIFANKQAGAVIRIWSTGCSTGEEPYSLAILLQEYLDRAKQNFKLQIFATDIDSRAITIARTGTYSSNITLDVTPERLAQYFTFDDSKAAYRISKSIRDMVVFSEQNIIKDPPFSKIDLISCRNLMIYMNGNLQKRIIPLFHYALNPEGILFLGNSETIGDFGDLFSVEDRKAKVYQRKEVFRNISQTMFGKFHSMPGLPAVNVSSHPEKLVTQTKLPFKELTEKALLQQIAPNGALINATGDILYLYGRAGVYLELPAGEFGTSNIIKLAKEGLKQDLMIALSKAANETTIVHRSGIFINIEGSPKNISITIRPVLSEFSEGSSTPLFLVVLEEEATPEQKEKPYKFADDSSSDVNEYITQLKQELKTKEEFLQNLNEELETSNDDLKSFNEEMQSVNEELQSTNEELETSKEELQSVNEELATINTELQTKVTDLSRVNNDMNNLLAGTGIATIFLDLSLRILRFTPTAIKIINLIPTDVGRPVAHVVSNLIGYTTLVDDLQEVLDSLIQKQVEVQIQDDKWYTMRIQPYRTLENVIEGAVITFSEITERRIAEQKVKELLENNEVLLREVHHRIKNHMASVFSLLSLQSTNASEAIVATALRDAANRVQSMMVLYDQLNQSKNLDKISAKKYLTTLVDQILGNSQIASWIKTERNIMDFELDVNRLQSLGLIVNELLTNTIKYAFKDRQEGFIKIEMLVVDQTVFVSVEDNGNGIAESIDFDSSTGFGLKLVKMLSKHLSGKIAIIRNKGTKITIEFHL, encoded by the coding sequence ATGAAGAACAGTGAAAGTAAACTCAGCACAGTAGATTTTCCAATTGTAGGTATCGGTGCATCTGCTGGAGGACTCGCTGCTTTCGAAGCATTCTTCTCAGGTATGCCGCCTATAGTTAATCCAAATATGGCTTTTATAATAGTGCAACATCTCGCACCGGATCACAAAAGTATTCTAACAGAACTCATTCAACGTTATACGCGAATGCAAGTTCTAGAAGTAGAAGATGGAATAAAAGTAAAACCTAATTGTGCTTACATCATTCCTCCCAATCGAGATATGACATTTCTAAATGGATCGCTTTTCTTAAAAGAGCCCTCCTCCCCCCGTGGTCAACGTCTCCCGATTGATTTCTTTTTTCGTTCTCTTGCTCTAGATCAAAAAGAAAAAGCAATTTGTATTGTTCTTTCAGGAAATGGCAACGATGGAACGATAGGCGTCAGAGCCATCAAAGGGGAAGGTGGTATGGCAATGGCACAAAATCCAGAGACAACGGAATACGACGGTATGCCCCGCAGTGCGATTGCTACTGGCTTAATAGACTTCATATCCCCTGCAAAATCAATGCCTGCTGAACTAATACAATATGTAGAGCATTCATTTGGTAAACTTCCTAAAATGATTTCATCAGCAGACACAAAAGAACTATTTGATAAAATATTTGCTCTTTTAAAGGTTCAAACAAGTCATGATTTTTCTGAGTATAAACCAACCACGATTAACCGCCGCATAGAAAGAAGAATTGCCGTTCATCATATTGATTCAATGGAAAACTATTTCAAGTATCTACAAAAGACTCCAGTTGAAGTTCAGATGCTATACCACGACTTACTCATTGGAGTTACTAGTTTCTTTCGAGATACAGAAATATTTCAAATTCTTGAAAATCAAATCATTCCCAAAATCTTTGCCAATAAGCAAGCAGGGGCAGTCATTCGTATCTGGTCTACCGGTTGTTCTACAGGAGAAGAGCCTTATTCTCTCGCAATTTTATTGCAAGAATATCTAGATCGGGCAAAACAGAATTTTAAATTGCAAATCTTTGCCACTGACATTGATTCGAGAGCAATCACTATTGCCCGCACTGGCACTTATTCTTCCAATATTACTCTCGATGTTACACCGGAGAGACTCGCTCAATATTTTACTTTCGATGATTCAAAAGCCGCCTACCGAATCAGTAAGAGTATACGGGATATGGTTGTATTTTCCGAGCAGAATATTATCAAAGATCCCCCCTTCTCTAAAATTGATTTAATAAGCTGTCGAAATTTAATGATCTATATGAATGGAAATTTACAGAAGCGGATAATTCCATTATTTCACTATGCTTTGAATCCAGAGGGGATTCTTTTTCTAGGCAATTCAGAAACGATTGGGGATTTTGGTGATTTATTTTCTGTAGAAGATAGAAAAGCAAAAGTCTACCAAAGAAAAGAAGTCTTTAGAAATATATCTCAAACTATGTTTGGAAAATTCCACTCAATGCCAGGGCTACCCGCAGTCAATGTTTCCAGCCATCCAGAAAAACTAGTTACGCAAACAAAACTACCCTTCAAAGAATTAACAGAAAAAGCCTTACTACAACAGATTGCTCCCAATGGAGCTCTCATAAATGCAACAGGCGACATACTATACCTATATGGAAGAGCAGGAGTCTATTTAGAATTACCCGCAGGTGAGTTTGGGACAAGCAATATTATTAAATTGGCAAAAGAAGGTCTAAAACAAGATTTAATGATTGCACTTAGTAAAGCCGCAAATGAAACAACTATCGTTCATCGCAGTGGCATATTTATCAATATAGAAGGTAGCCCAAAGAATATAAGCATTACCATTCGACCCGTATTATCGGAATTTTCCGAAGGCTCTAGCACTCCCCTTTTTCTTGTAGTTCTTGAAGAAGAGGCAACCCCTGAGCAAAAAGAAAAACCATATAAATTCGCTGACGATTCTTCTTCGGATGTAAATGAGTATATAACCCAACTAAAACAAGAACTAAAAACAAAAGAAGAATTTCTACAGAATCTAAACGAAGAATTAGAAACATCAAATGATGATCTGAAATCTTTTAACGAAGAAATGCAATCTGTCAATGAAGAATTACAATCTACAAACGAAGAATTGGAAACTTCCAAAGAAGAATTGCAATCTGTCAATGAAGAGCTTGCTACAATCAATACGGAATTACAAACCAAAGTTACAGATTTATCAAGAGTAAACAACGATATGAATAATCTGCTGGCAGGAACTGGGATCGCTACTATTTTCTTAGATTTGTCATTGCGGATACTACGATTTACCCCTACTGCAATAAAAATTATAAACCTAATCCCAACAGATGTAGGAAGACCGGTAGCACATGTAGTTTCAAACCTAATTGGCTATACTACTCTCGTTGACGATTTACAAGAAGTCCTGGATTCATTGATTCAAAAACAAGTAGAAGTGCAAATACAAGACGATAAGTGGTATACAATGCGTATCCAACCTTATAGAACTCTAGAAAATGTAATCGAAGGAGCCGTTATCACGTTCTCAGAAATTACAGAGCGAAGGATTGCAGAACAAAAAGTAAAAGAACTTCTAGAAAATAATGAAGTGCTATTAAGAGAAGTGCATCATAGAATTAAAAATCATATGGCTAGTGTTTTTTCTCTTCTATCACTTCAATCTACTAACGCAAGTGAGGCGATAGTCGCGACTGCCCTGCGAGATGCAGCTAATAGAGTGCAGAGCATGATGGTATTATATGACCAATTAAACCAATCCAAGAATCTAGATAAAATTTCTGCTAAAAAATATCTTACTACTTTAGTAGATCAAATTCTTGGCAATTCTCAAATTGCAAGCTGGATAAAGACAGAAAGGAATATAATGGATTTTGAATTGGATGTAAATCGTTTGCAATCGCTCGGTCTTATTGTAAACGAGCTATTAACCAATACAATCAAATATGCATTTAAAGATAGACAGGAAGGTTTCATTAAGATAGAAATGCTTGTTGTGGATCAAACTGTGTTTGTTAGTGTAGAGGATAATGGCAACGGAATAGCGGAATCAATTGATTTTGACAGCTCCACAGGCTTTGGATTGAAGCTTGTTAAAATGCTTTCTAAACATCTGAGTGGAAAGATTGCAATTATAAGAAATAAGGGAACAAAAATTACTATCGAGTTTCACCTTTAA
- a CDS encoding HAMP domain-containing histidine kinase: MKHKSPVNFIYPIYTGEYELLYDKVEINTMIPETPNTTTNLTLRQRAVIEFNKKHSLEASFLNETEENKFIHEIEIHQIELAMQNEELIQANEKLEAATRKYTARYDFAPMGYYTLEKDGTISELNISGAELLSKAHSALLKANFKLFISEQTRQIFNSFFQRVTESGHKEICEVQLIEDGIPGKQVHIEGIYSFVEKNFLITAIDITEQKNAEERIKSYTDELEKVNQAKDKFFSIIADDLRNPFLGIITISELLEGKLSSVNNELSSQLLKYVEIIHASSKSAFTVLENLMQWSKSQTGDIGFNPTSRYMNRIIEATLPLITVSAFKKNITIENGLMGKDLVYADEALVTTILRNLLTNAIKYTFFGGKIILSTEVNGKFLEVSVADSGIGIETVNFDKIFRLDSKFTELGTENESGTGLGLILCKEFVEKQGGSIWVKSKLGIGTVVTFTLPLELEGQANEEQ, encoded by the coding sequence TTGAAACATAAATCACCGGTTAATTTCATTTATCCAATATACACTGGCGAATACGAATTGTTATATGACAAAGTGGAGATAAATACAATGATTCCAGAAACACCGAACACTACAACCAATCTAACTCTTAGACAAAGAGCGGTAATTGAGTTTAATAAAAAGCATTCCTTAGAAGCTTCCTTTCTAAATGAAACAGAAGAAAATAAGTTTATACACGAAATAGAAATACATCAAATAGAATTGGCAATGCAAAATGAAGAACTGATACAAGCAAATGAAAAACTAGAAGCGGCTACTCGTAAGTATACGGCAAGGTATGATTTTGCGCCAATGGGGTATTATACCCTTGAAAAAGATGGAACGATTTCAGAATTAAATATCAGTGGTGCAGAGCTTTTATCGAAAGCTCATAGCGCATTACTAAAAGCGAATTTTAAACTATTCATTTCTGAACAAACAAGACAAATATTCAATTCTTTTTTTCAAAGAGTGACTGAATCAGGACATAAAGAAATTTGCGAAGTTCAATTAATAGAAGATGGTATTCCCGGAAAGCAAGTTCATATAGAAGGAATTTACTCTTTCGTTGAGAAAAATTTTCTAATCACAGCAATCGATATAACAGAGCAAAAGAACGCAGAAGAAAGAATTAAGAGCTATACTGATGAATTGGAAAAAGTGAATCAAGCAAAAGATAAATTCTTTAGTATCATTGCGGATGATCTGCGTAATCCGTTTCTAGGAATCATCACAATCTCAGAATTATTAGAAGGAAAACTTTCTAGCGTAAACAATGAATTATCCTCACAACTATTAAAGTATGTAGAAATTATTCATGCCTCTTCAAAATCTGCATTCACCGTATTGGAAAACCTAATGCAATGGTCAAAATCTCAGACAGGCGATATAGGCTTCAACCCGACGAGTAGATATATGAATCGAATCATTGAAGCTACGCTTCCTCTCATAACGGTAAGCGCATTTAAGAAAAATATCACAATCGAAAATGGTTTAATGGGAAAAGACTTAGTTTATGCAGATGAGGCTCTAGTGACCACGATTCTACGAAATCTATTGACCAATGCAATTAAATATACATTCTTCGGAGGGAAAATAATATTATCCACTGAGGTAAACGGAAAATTTTTAGAAGTCTCCGTCGCCGACTCAGGTATTGGAATTGAAACTGTTAATTTTGATAAGATTTTTAGATTGGATTCTAAGTTTACTGAGCTTGGAACGGAAAACGAATCCGGCACAGGCCTAGGGCTTATACTATGCAAAGAGTTTGTAGAAAAACAAGGTGGTAGTATTTGGGTGAAAAGTAAACTTGGTATTGGCACTGTGGTTACATTTACTTTGCCACTCGAATTAGAAGGGCAAGCAAATGAAGAACAGTGA
- a CDS encoding Crp/Fnr family transcriptional regulator codes for MTRIRDGDIEKGGIRNGFLLLDKSFCSTCPSREYGLFHCTGSDSLSEVSEEKIRLSFKKKEMIFQAQEIVTGFYCIEKGLVRTYKASVGGRVQTFQLASRGKWVGFRDAIGGEIYNHSAICVEDTIACYISKETILRLIKVDAAFQLEVMKYLADEWKVVENSMHSLGTKQIHSRLAALLISFSDAADKDSELTINVTRDVMATCIGTTKETLIRSLSDFRDRKWIGIDKNKIELLNRKVLSDLAEIIS; via the coding sequence ATGACACGGATTCGTGATGGGGATATAGAGAAGGGAGGTATTAGAAATGGTTTCTTATTGTTAGATAAATCGTTCTGTTCTACTTGTCCTAGTAGAGAATACGGGCTTTTTCATTGCACGGGATCTGATAGTCTTTCAGAAGTATCAGAAGAAAAAATTCGACTGAGTTTCAAAAAGAAAGAAATGATCTTTCAAGCACAGGAAATAGTAACCGGTTTTTATTGTATAGAAAAGGGCTTAGTTAGAACCTACAAGGCAAGTGTGGGCGGTAGAGTCCAGACATTTCAACTGGCAAGCAGAGGAAAATGGGTTGGTTTTAGAGATGCTATTGGCGGAGAGATTTACAATCATTCTGCGATATGTGTGGAAGATACAATCGCATGTTATATCTCCAAAGAAACAATTCTGCGGCTAATCAAAGTTGACGCTGCTTTTCAATTAGAAGTAATGAAATACCTGGCTGATGAATGGAAGGTAGTTGAAAATTCTATGCACTCTTTAGGCACAAAACAGATTCATAGTAGGCTCGCTGCTTTACTGATTTCGTTTAGCGATGCAGCAGATAAAGATTCCGAGCTAACGATAAACGTTACGCGCGATGTAATGGCAACTTGTATAGGAACAACGAAAGAGACTTTGATTCGCTCTCTATCTGATTTTAGAGATAGAAAATGGATTGGTATCGATAAAAATAAAATAGAACTTTTAAATAGAAAAGTTCTTTCCGATCTCGCGGAGATTATTTCGTAA
- a CDS encoding response regulator, producing MLNEKTLLLVEDVFLLAQLTKASLEKYGYTVIHKETGEEAIDLMQENKEVDLILMDIDLGEGISGTEAAKTILAKHDLPLLFLSSHTEKEIVETTEKITSYGYVVKNSSVTVLDASIKMAFRLFEVKEKAKVIEENLRTHQIELQMQNDEFRARQDELETLRAKYFEMYHLSPVGQLTLNEKELIIESNLTARNILGVLADKLKEQSFQKFIAKEDQDSFYLYKKRIIESSQTERVNNSFKDKEILKSCPLNLIYSDGTSFPIHLTLNLHCSPDMNSTFQLVIMK from the coding sequence ATGTTAAATGAAAAAACACTCCTTCTCGTCGAAGACGTATTTCTACTTGCACAATTAACTAAAGCCTCCTTGGAAAAATATGGGTATACTGTTATACATAAAGAAACAGGTGAAGAGGCAATTGATTTAATGCAAGAAAATAAAGAAGTAGATTTGATTTTGATGGACATAGACCTAGGCGAAGGAATCAGCGGAACAGAGGCTGCAAAGACAATTCTGGCAAAGCATGATTTACCGCTACTCTTCCTATCAAGCCATACAGAAAAAGAAATCGTTGAGACAACAGAAAAAATTACCTCTTACGGTTACGTAGTAAAAAATTCAAGTGTTACAGTTCTAGATGCATCTATCAAGATGGCGTTCCGCCTTTTCGAAGTGAAAGAAAAAGCAAAGGTAATCGAAGAAAATCTAAGGACTCATCAAATAGAATTACAGATGCAAAATGATGAATTTCGAGCAAGACAGGATGAACTCGAAACTCTGAGAGCCAAATACTTTGAGATGTATCATCTATCCCCAGTAGGTCAATTGACTCTCAATGAAAAAGAATTAATTATAGAATCAAATCTGACAGCAAGAAATATTCTAGGCGTTTTAGCAGACAAACTGAAAGAGCAAAGCTTTCAAAAGTTTATAGCAAAGGAAGACCAGGATTCATTCTATTTATATAAAAAGAGAATTATTGAATCAAGTCAGACCGAGCGAGTAAATAATTCATTCAAAGACAAAGAAATCCTTAAATCATGCCCTCTAAACCTAATCTATTCAGATGGAACTTCTTTTCCTATTCATTTAACATTAAATCTTCATTGCAGCCCCGACATGAATTCTACTTTTCAATTGGTTATCATGAAGTAA